Proteins found in one Pseudomonas mosselii genomic segment:
- the dinG gene encoding ATP-dependent DNA helicase DinG translates to MISNELKATIQGAYSRFLEAKSLKPRYGQRLMIAEVAKVLGDIACDDDGRRAGEPAVVAVEAGTGTGKTVAYSLAAIPAAKAAGKRLVIATATVALQEQIVFKDLPDLMRNSGLNFSFALAKGRGRYLCLSKLDVLLQEGHAQSATAQLFEEEGFRIEVDERSQKLFNSMIEKLAGNRWDGDRDSWSETIEDQDWARLTTDHGQCTGRHCPNFQQCVFYKAREGMGKVDVIVTNHDMVLADLALGGGAVLPDPRDTLYVFDEGHHLPDKAIGHFAHYSRLRSTADWLEQTAKNLTKLLAQHPLPGDLGKYIEQVPELAREVRTQQQFMFTLCEQVADFRAGEDMEGRDRPRYRFEGGVVPEQIREVGIELKKGFARLNDLFTRLADLLKEGMDGENNIGIASHQAEEWYPLFGSLVTRAQGNWELWTAFTAEDPEDNPPMARWLTLAESGALFDIEVNASPILAAEMLRKSLWNVAYGALVTSATLTALGKFDRFRMRSGLPRDAVQCVVPSPFVHGDAGLLRVPDLGADPRDATAHTAAIIRELPAIVEDARGALVLFSSRKQMQDVFDGLDRDWRKLVLIQGNLSKQETLNKHKARVDDGQHSVLFGLASFAEGVDLPGAYCEHVVIAKIPFAVPDDPVEAALAEWIEARGGNPFMEIAVPDASLRLIQACGRLLRTEQDRGVITLLDRRLVTQRYGKAILNALPPFRREIG, encoded by the coding sequence ATGATCAGCAACGAACTCAAAGCCACCATCCAGGGCGCCTACTCGCGTTTCCTCGAAGCCAAAAGCCTCAAGCCACGCTACGGCCAGCGCCTGATGATCGCCGAAGTGGCCAAGGTACTCGGCGACATCGCCTGCGACGACGACGGCCGCCGTGCCGGCGAGCCCGCCGTGGTGGCCGTCGAGGCTGGCACCGGTACCGGCAAGACCGTCGCCTACAGCCTGGCCGCAATCCCCGCCGCAAAGGCTGCTGGCAAGCGCCTGGTAATCGCCACCGCGACCGTGGCCCTGCAGGAGCAGATCGTCTTCAAGGACCTGCCCGACCTTATGCGCAACAGCGGGCTGAACTTCAGCTTCGCCCTGGCCAAGGGCCGCGGCCGCTACCTGTGCCTGTCCAAGCTCGACGTCCTGCTGCAGGAAGGCCATGCCCAGTCGGCCACCGCCCAGCTGTTCGAGGAAGAGGGCTTTCGCATCGAGGTTGACGAGCGCAGCCAGAAGCTGTTCAACAGCATGATCGAGAAGCTCGCCGGCAACCGCTGGGACGGCGACCGCGACAGCTGGTCCGAAACCATCGAGGACCAGGACTGGGCTCGCCTGACCACCGACCATGGCCAGTGCACCGGCCGGCATTGCCCGAACTTCCAGCAGTGCGTGTTCTACAAGGCCCGTGAAGGCATGGGCAAGGTCGACGTGATCGTCACCAACCACGACATGGTCCTGGCCGACCTGGCCCTGGGCGGTGGCGCCGTGCTGCCCGACCCGCGCGACACCCTGTACGTGTTCGACGAAGGCCACCACCTGCCCGACAAGGCCATCGGCCACTTCGCCCACTATTCGCGCCTGCGCTCCACCGCCGACTGGCTGGAGCAGACCGCCAAGAACCTGACCAAGCTGCTGGCCCAGCATCCGCTGCCGGGCGACCTTGGCAAGTATATCGAGCAGGTCCCGGAGCTGGCGCGGGAAGTCCGCACCCAGCAGCAGTTCATGTTCACCCTCTGCGAGCAGGTGGCGGATTTCCGCGCCGGCGAGGACATGGAAGGCCGTGACCGCCCGCGCTACCGTTTCGAAGGCGGGGTGGTGCCTGAGCAGATCCGCGAGGTCGGCATCGAGCTCAAGAAAGGCTTCGCCCGCCTCAACGACCTGTTTACCCGCCTGGCCGACCTGCTCAAGGAAGGCATGGATGGCGAGAACAACATTGGTATCGCCAGCCACCAGGCCGAGGAGTGGTACCCGCTGTTCGGCAGCCTGGTGACCCGCGCCCAGGGCAACTGGGAACTGTGGACCGCGTTCACCGCCGAAGATCCGGAAGACAACCCGCCCATGGCCCGCTGGCTGACCCTGGCTGAAAGCGGCGCGCTGTTTGACATCGAAGTCAACGCCAGCCCCATCCTGGCCGCCGAGATGCTGCGCAAGAGCCTGTGGAACGTCGCTTATGGCGCTCTGGTGACCTCGGCAACGCTCACCGCCCTGGGCAAGTTCGACCGCTTCCGCATGCGTTCGGGCCTGCCCCGCGATGCCGTGCAATGCGTGGTGCCCAGCCCGTTCGTGCACGGTGACGCCGGGCTGTTGCGAGTGCCCGACCTGGGCGCCGACCCACGGGATGCCACCGCCCATACCGCAGCGATCATCCGCGAACTGCCGGCCATCGTCGAGGATGCCCGTGGCGCACTGGTGCTGTTCTCGTCGCGCAAGCAGATGCAGGACGTGTTCGATGGCCTGGATCGCGACTGGCGCAAGCTGGTGCTGATCCAGGGCAACCTGTCCAAACAGGAGACCCTCAACAAGCACAAGGCACGGGTCGACGATGGCCAGCACAGCGTGCTGTTCGGCCTGGCCAGCTTTGCCGAGGGCGTCGACCTGCCGGGTGCCTACTGCGAGCACGTCGTGATCGCCAAGATTCCCTTCGCCGTGCCGGATGACCCGGTCGAAGCAGCGCTGGCCGAATGGATCGAAGCCCGGGGCGGCAACCCGTTCATGGAAATCGCCGTGCCCGACGCGTCGCTGCGCCTGATCCAGGCCTGTGGTCGGTTGCTGCGTACCGAGCAGGACCGTGGCGTCATCACCTTGCTTGATCGACGCCTGGTCACCCAACGCTACGGCAAGGCTATTCTCAACGCACTGCCACCCTTCCGACGGGAAATCGGCTGA
- a CDS encoding ABC transporter ATP-binding protein, producing MLKFENVSTFYGKIQALHSVNVEINQGEIVTLIGANGAGKSTLLMTLCGSPQASSGSIKYLGEELVGQPSSHIMRKSIAVVPEGRRVFSRLTVEENLAMGGFFTDKGDYQEQLDKVLQLFPRLKERYIQRGGTMSGGEQQMLAIGRALMSKPKLLLLDEPSLGLAPIIIQQIFDIIEQLRRDGVTVFLVEQNANQALKIADRAYVLENGKVVMQGTGEALLTDPKVRDAYLGG from the coding sequence ATGCTGAAGTTCGAGAACGTTTCCACCTTCTACGGCAAGATCCAGGCGCTGCACAGCGTCAACGTGGAGATCAACCAGGGCGAGATCGTCACGCTGATCGGTGCCAACGGTGCCGGCAAGTCGACCCTGCTGATGACCCTCTGCGGCTCGCCCCAGGCGAGCAGCGGCAGCATCAAGTACCTGGGCGAGGAGCTGGTCGGCCAGCCGTCCTCGCACATCATGCGCAAGAGCATCGCGGTGGTGCCGGAAGGCCGCCGCGTGTTCTCGCGCCTGACTGTCGAGGAAAACCTGGCCATGGGCGGTTTCTTCACCGACAAGGGCGACTACCAGGAACAGCTGGACAAAGTCCTGCAGCTGTTCCCGCGTCTGAAGGAACGCTACATCCAGCGCGGCGGCACCATGTCCGGCGGCGAGCAGCAGATGCTGGCCATCGGCCGGGCGCTGATGAGCAAGCCCAAGCTGCTGCTGCTCGACGAGCCATCGCTGGGCCTGGCGCCGATCATCATCCAGCAGATCTTCGACATCATCGAACAGCTGCGCCGCGATGGCGTGACGGTGTTCCTGGTGGAGCAGAACGCCAACCAGGCGCTGAAGATCGCCGACCGGGCGTATGTGCTGGAAAACGGCAAGGTGGTGATGCAGGGTACCGGTGAAGCGTTGCTGACCGACCCGAAGGTACGCGACGCGTACCTCGGGGGTTGA
- a CDS encoding OmpA family protein codes for MSSHKTLALALCLAMTGCASHSQDASKDSGLNWWPFGSDKVADKEVKEAVVENVAKADAKSESASRWWWPFGSDEKKDKVAAVPKIDQKATQAWLDQYEPKVREAIKGSKFELERREDVLAVTIPVDSAYNPDRPNMLLPVTLGPITQVAKAIETDTKTAVLILGHADSSGATAANQKLSLERAASVSAIFRLSGLQRDRLMLKGMGSVMPRAANDSAEGRALNRRVELLLTPQNTMVALLAKYQQAAPAPAPTAMVATQDAKAPAAKPAAKAAAKPAAKKPAAKAKAPAKASTSAKKKAAPAKPAAKKAATDKKVAANSPAKTN; via the coding sequence ATGTCTTCACATAAAACCTTAGCACTCGCCCTGTGCCTGGCCATGACCGGCTGCGCCAGCCACTCCCAGGACGCTTCCAAGGACAGTGGCTTGAACTGGTGGCCCTTTGGTTCGGACAAGGTCGCCGACAAGGAAGTGAAGGAGGCTGTCGTCGAAAACGTCGCCAAGGCCGATGCCAAGTCCGAGAGCGCCAGCCGCTGGTGGTGGCCGTTCGGTAGCGACGAGAAAAAGGACAAGGTCGCGGCGGTGCCGAAGATCGACCAGAAGGCCACCCAGGCCTGGCTCGACCAGTACGAGCCAAAGGTCCGCGAAGCGATCAAGGGCAGCAAGTTCGAACTCGAGCGCCGTGAAGATGTGCTGGCGGTAACCATTCCGGTGGACAGCGCCTACAACCCGGACCGTCCGAACATGCTGCTGCCGGTCACCCTCGGCCCGATCACCCAGGTGGCCAAGGCCATTGAGACCGACACCAAGACCGCGGTGCTGATCCTCGGCCACGCCGACAGCAGTGGTGCCACCGCCGCCAACCAGAAGCTCAGCCTCGAGCGCGCAGCTTCCGTGTCGGCGATCTTCCGTCTCAGCGGCCTGCAGCGTGACCGCCTGATGCTCAAGGGCATGGGCTCGGTGATGCCGCGCGCCGCCAACGACAGCGCCGAGGGCCGTGCCCTGAACCGACGCGTCGAGCTGCTGCTGACCCCGCAGAACACCATGGTCGCGCTGCTGGCCAAGTACCAGCAGGCCGCCCCGGCGCCAGCCCCGACGGCGATGGTCGCCACCCAGGATGCCAAGGCCCCGGCGGCCAAGCCAGCCGCCAAGGCCGCTGCCAAGCCAGCTGCGAAAAAGCCGGCCGCCAAGGCCAAGGCGCCGGCCAAGGCCAGCACCAGCGCGAAGAAGAAAGCCGCTCCGGCCAAACCTGCCGCGAAGAAGGCCGCCACCGACAAGAAAGTCGCCGCCAACAGCCCTGCGAAGACCAACTGA
- a CDS encoding beta-galactosidase: protein MIRRTLPVVFSLLFSAPLLAGQQTLFSFVRPASVVNVVTQDANLPQYNAEQTAEGEVLRRVVFNPVAQPTLRLAPQGAAWDWSAGQALTLRLQSGMDWALTVDVTVQSSDGRTLTSRIDLPAGPAQTVMIPLKASSPLSQGMRAGPPMPWTFEGQRLLLTSSEGAVDLAQVTSISLSIPGPKVAQSLLIEKVGLQDDDQAFKAAYSELIDAYGQSTRGRWPEKIVGDEQLKAADNREQAQLKAWLAERDKLKLDTYGGLLAGPAFEAKGFFRTEKRDGRWYLVTPDGHPFYSLGVNAVAADGGRTYVAGREGMFKGLPGEGDAMTAFYGEGNNDDGNASSQGRGFKQGRWFDFYAANLQRTYGKPCPQDGTACPAPALDAQRWQAHTLDRLQAWGFNTLGNWSDPALGQARRLPYTLPLSIVGDYASISTGMDWWGRMPDPFDPRFAMATERAVAIAARDHRDDPWLIGYFADNELAWAAPGDDPKARYGLAYGTLRLTTDVPAKRAFLKQLRDKYRNQQGLSKAWGIELTAWELMEDPGFEAPLPNPEHPEIERDYQYFQQVFAETYFKTISDALKWHAPNHLLLGGRYAVSTPEAVQACARFCDVLSFNFYTLKPEDGYDFVRLAELDKPVLVSEFQFGSRDRGPFWPGPLEVAREEDRGPAYANFLKAAMAQPMIVGAHWFQYLDQPASGRLLDGENGHLGLVAITDVSYPGFVEAVRRSNLQSLTQLRTELDKPAPKK, encoded by the coding sequence ATGATCCGCCGCACCCTGCCTGTCGTGTTCTCCCTGTTGTTCAGTGCGCCCTTGCTGGCCGGGCAACAGACGCTGTTCAGCTTCGTGCGCCCGGCCTCGGTGGTGAATGTCGTCACCCAGGACGCCAACCTGCCGCAGTACAACGCGGAACAGACAGCCGAAGGCGAAGTGTTGCGGCGGGTGGTGTTCAACCCGGTGGCGCAGCCGACCCTGCGCCTCGCGCCGCAAGGCGCAGCGTGGGACTGGAGCGCCGGCCAGGCACTGACCCTGCGCCTGCAGAGTGGCATGGACTGGGCGCTGACTGTCGATGTAACGGTGCAAAGCAGCGACGGGCGTACCCTCACCAGCCGCATCGACCTGCCGGCCGGACCCGCGCAGACCGTGATGATTCCGCTCAAGGCCAGTTCACCGCTGAGCCAGGGTATGCGCGCCGGGCCACCGATGCCCTGGACTTTCGAGGGACAACGCCTGCTACTGACCAGCAGTGAAGGCGCGGTTGACTTGGCGCAGGTCACTTCGATCAGCCTGAGCATTCCCGGCCCCAAGGTAGCCCAGAGCCTGTTGATCGAGAAAGTCGGCCTGCAGGATGACGACCAGGCGTTCAAGGCTGCCTACAGCGAATTGATCGATGCCTATGGGCAGTCGACTCGGGGCCGCTGGCCGGAGAAGATCGTCGGCGATGAGCAGCTCAAGGCCGCCGACAACCGTGAACAGGCACAACTCAAGGCCTGGCTGGCTGAGCGCGACAAGCTCAAGCTGGACACCTATGGCGGCCTGCTCGCGGGGCCGGCCTTCGAAGCCAAGGGCTTCTTCCGCACCGAGAAGCGCGACGGGCGCTGGTACCTGGTGACGCCCGACGGGCATCCGTTCTATTCGCTCGGCGTCAATGCCGTTGCCGCCGATGGCGGGCGCACCTATGTCGCCGGTCGCGAAGGCATGTTCAAGGGCTTGCCGGGCGAGGGCGACGCCATGACCGCCTTCTACGGCGAAGGAAACAATGATGACGGCAATGCCTCGTCCCAGGGTCGGGGCTTCAAGCAAGGGCGCTGGTTCGATTTCTATGCGGCCAACCTGCAGCGCACCTACGGCAAGCCTTGTCCGCAGGATGGCACGGCCTGCCCGGCGCCGGCCTTGGACGCCCAGCGCTGGCAGGCCCACACCCTCGATCGCCTGCAGGCCTGGGGCTTCAACACCCTCGGCAACTGGAGCGACCCGGCGCTCGGCCAGGCCAGGCGCCTGCCGTACACCTTGCCGCTGTCGATCGTCGGTGACTACGCCAGCATCAGCACTGGCATGGACTGGTGGGGTCGCATGCCCGACCCGTTCGACCCGCGCTTCGCCATGGCCACCGAGCGCGCCGTGGCCATCGCCGCCCGTGATCACCGCGATGACCCCTGGCTGATCGGTTATTTCGCCGACAACGAACTGGCCTGGGCCGCCCCCGGCGACGATCCCAAGGCACGCTACGGCCTGGCCTATGGCACCTTGCGCCTGACCACCGATGTGCCGGCCAAGCGTGCCTTCCTCAAGCAGTTGCGCGACAAATACCGCAACCAGCAAGGGTTGTCGAAGGCCTGGGGGATCGAGCTGACCGCCTGGGAACTGATGGAAGACCCAGGGTTCGAGGCGCCATTGCCCAATCCGGAGCACCCGGAAATCGAGCGCGACTACCAGTATTTCCAGCAGGTGTTCGCCGAAACCTATTTCAAGACCATTTCCGATGCCCTGAAGTGGCATGCGCCCAACCATCTGCTGCTGGGCGGTCGCTATGCGGTCAGCACGCCTGAAGCGGTGCAGGCCTGCGCCAGGTTCTGCGATGTGCTGAGCTTCAACTTCTATACCTTGAAGCCTGAAGACGGCTACGACTTCGTCCGGTTGGCCGAGTTGGACAAGCCGGTGCTGGTCTCGGAGTTCCAGTTCGGCTCCCGCGATCGCGGTCCGTTCTGGCCAGGCCCGCTGGAAGTCGCCCGCGAGGAAGATCGCGGGCCGGCCTATGCCAACTTCCTCAAGGCCGCCATGGCCCAGCCGATGATCGTTGGCGCGCACTGGTTCCAGTATCTCGACCAACCGGCCAGCGGCAGGCTGCTGGACGGCGAGAACGGCCACCTGGGCCTGGTGGCCATCACCGACGTGAGCTACCCGGGCTTCGTCGAAGCGGTGCGCCGGAGCAACCTGCAGAGCCTCACGCAGCTACGCACCGAACTGGACAAGCCCGCTCCCAAAAAATGA
- a CDS encoding NAD(P)/FAD-dependent oxidoreductase, producing MLRITELKLPLDHSDDELRAAIVQRLGISDEQLLGFTLFKRSYDARKKNSELLFIYTIDLETSNEDELLRRFEDDGKISVAPDVSYKFVGQAPAELSARPIVVGFGPCGIFAGLVLAQMGFKPIVLERGKEVRQRTKDTWGLWRKSVLNPESNVQFGEGGAGTFSDGKLYSQIKDPNHHGRKVLEEFVKAGAPEEILYINKPHIGTFRLTSMVEKMREEIITLGGEVRFEQKVTDLLIDGEQLTGVVLDSGEQLHSRHVVLALGHSARDTFRMLHAKGVFMEAKPFSVGFRIEHPQSLIDKARLGKYAGHPKLGAADYKLVHHAKNGRSVYSFCMCPGGTVVAATSEPGRVVTNGMSQYSRNERNANSGIVVGIDPERDYPGGPLAGIELQERLEAHAYVMGGSNYQAPAQLVGDFVAGRPSTALGSVEPSYKPGVTLGDLAPSLPDFAIEAIREALPAFDRQIKGYNLHDAVLTGIETRTSSPLRITRDASFQSLNLRGLFPAGEGAGYAGGILSAGVDGIRIAEAVARDMLGL from the coding sequence ATGCTACGAATCACCGAACTGAAGCTGCCCCTGGACCACTCCGACGACGAGCTGCGCGCCGCCATCGTCCAGCGCCTGGGCATCAGCGATGAGCAACTGCTCGGTTTCACCCTGTTCAAGCGCAGCTACGATGCGCGCAAGAAGAACAGCGAGCTGCTGTTCATCTACACCATCGACCTTGAAACCAGCAACGAAGACGAACTGCTGCGCCGCTTTGAAGACGACGGCAAGATCAGCGTGGCCCCGGACGTCAGCTACAAGTTCGTCGGCCAGGCCCCGGCCGAGCTGTCTGCGCGCCCGATCGTGGTCGGCTTCGGCCCCTGCGGCATCTTCGCCGGGCTGGTCCTGGCGCAGATGGGCTTCAAGCCGATCGTGCTGGAACGCGGCAAGGAAGTGCGCCAGCGCACCAAGGACACCTGGGGCCTGTGGCGCAAGAGCGTGCTCAACCCCGAGTCCAACGTGCAGTTCGGCGAAGGCGGCGCCGGCACCTTCTCCGACGGCAAGCTGTACAGCCAGATCAAGGACCCGAACCACCACGGCCGCAAGGTGCTGGAAGAGTTCGTCAAGGCCGGTGCCCCGGAAGAGATCCTTTACATCAACAAGCCGCACATCGGTACCTTCCGCCTGACCAGCATGGTCGAGAAGATGCGCGAAGAAATCATCACCCTGGGCGGTGAGGTACGCTTCGAGCAGAAGGTTACCGACCTGCTGATCGACGGCGAACAGCTCACAGGCGTGGTACTGGACAGCGGCGAACAGTTGCACTCGCGCCATGTGGTCCTTGCCTTGGGTCACAGCGCCCGCGACACCTTCCGCATGCTCCACGCCAAAGGCGTGTTCATGGAAGCCAAGCCGTTCTCGGTCGGTTTCCGTATCGAACACCCGCAGTCGCTGATCGACAAGGCGCGCCTGGGCAAGTACGCCGGCCACCCTAAGCTCGGCGCCGCCGACTACAAGCTGGTGCACCACGCCAAGAATGGCCGTTCAGTCTATAGCTTCTGCATGTGCCCGGGCGGCACCGTGGTCGCCGCCACCAGCGAACCGGGGCGCGTGGTCACCAACGGCATGAGCCAGTACTCACGCAATGAGCGCAACGCCAACTCCGGCATCGTCGTCGGTATCGACCCCGAGCGCGACTACCCGGGCGGCCCACTGGCTGGCATCGAGCTGCAGGAACGCCTGGAGGCCCATGCCTACGTGATGGGCGGCAGCAACTACCAGGCACCGGCGCAGTTGGTGGGTGACTTCGTCGCCGGCCGTCCGTCCACCGCGCTGGGCAGCGTCGAGCCGTCCTACAAGCCGGGCGTGACCCTGGGCGACCTGGCCCCGAGCCTGCCGGACTTCGCCATCGAGGCGATTCGTGAGGCGCTGCCGGCCTTCGACCGCCAGATCAAGGGCTACAACCTGCATGACGCAGTGCTGACCGGCATCGAGACCCGCACCTCCTCGCCGCTGCGCATCACCCGTGATGCCAGCTTCCAGAGCCTCAACCTCAGGGGCTTGTTCCCGGCGGGTGAAGGTGCGGGCTACGCTGGTGGCATTCTGTCAGCGGGCGTGGATGGCATCCGCATCGCCGAGGCGGTGGCGCGGGACATGCTCGGCCTGTAA
- a CDS encoding COG3650 family protein, with amino-acid sequence MRLTPSLLLTALLPLFAGCQMLAEKPVDPNLGTTRMQGELSAAGGHLLFKPCSESRRFIVNDVAATGILQEAANLADDAGDKLFADVRARMTGSKQAGSDGQLDVTRLYRLETSEYSGCEDPNFKQLTLRAGGHEPDWDIKASGKGMVLNRIGQDPLPLPYLEEEMPGGGLSLSSEANGQRVELWVAPQRCVDGATGAIRHLKAELRIDGKTLQGCAYYGGARDL; translated from the coding sequence ATGCGCCTCACCCCTTCACTGTTGCTCACCGCCTTGCTGCCGCTGTTCGCCGGCTGCCAGATGCTGGCCGAAAAACCGGTCGACCCGAACCTGGGCACCACCCGCATGCAAGGCGAGCTGAGCGCGGCCGGCGGTCATCTGCTGTTCAAGCCCTGCAGCGAAAGCCGTCGCTTCATCGTCAACGACGTCGCCGCCACCGGCATCCTGCAGGAAGCCGCCAACCTGGCCGACGACGCCGGTGACAAACTGTTCGCCGACGTCCGCGCGCGCATGACCGGCAGCAAGCAGGCCGGCAGCGACGGCCAGCTCGACGTGACCCGTCTGTACCGACTGGAAACCTCCGAATACAGTGGCTGCGAAGACCCGAATTTCAAGCAGCTGACCCTGCGTGCCGGCGGCCATGAACCGGACTGGGACATCAAGGCCAGTGGCAAGGGCATGGTGCTCAACCGCATCGGCCAGGACCCGCTGCCGCTGCCTTACCTGGAGGAGGAAATGCCCGGCGGCGGCCTGAGCTTGTCCAGCGAAGCCAATGGCCAGCGCGTCGAGCTATGGGTCGCGCCGCAGCGCTGCGTCGACGGCGCCACCGGTGCCATCCGCCACCTCAAGGCCGAGCTGCGCATCGACGGCAAGACCCTGCAGGGCTGCGCCTACTACGGTGGCGCCCGCGACCTCTGA
- a CDS encoding EstA family serine hydrolase codes for MQIQGHYELKFEAVRDAFAALFEDPQERGAALCIQVGGETVVDLWAGSADKDGREAWHSDTIANLFSCTKTFTAVTALQLVGEGKLALDAPVARYWPEFAQAGKEQVTLRQLLSHRAGLPAIRELLPAEALYDWQAMVDALAAEAPWWTPGSEHGYAAITYGWLIGELIRRADGRGPGDSIVARTARPLGLDFHVGLADDAFHRVAHIARGKGNPGDAAAQRLLQVTMREPEALSTRAFTNPPAILTSTNKPEWRRMQQPAANGHGNARSLAGFYAGLLDGSLLESELLDELTREHSLGQDRTLLTQTRFGLGCMLDQPEVANATFGLGARAFGHPGAGGSVGFADPEHDVAFGFVTNTLGPYVLMDPRAQRLVRVLGSCL; via the coding sequence GTGCAGATCCAGGGTCACTATGAGCTGAAGTTCGAGGCGGTGCGCGATGCCTTCGCCGCGTTGTTCGAGGATCCCCAGGAGCGTGGTGCCGCATTGTGCATCCAGGTCGGCGGCGAGACCGTGGTCGACCTGTGGGCTGGCAGCGCCGACAAGGACGGCCGCGAGGCCTGGCACAGCGACACCATCGCCAACCTGTTCTCCTGCACCAAGACCTTCACCGCCGTCACCGCCCTGCAACTGGTGGGCGAGGGCAAGCTGGCCCTCGATGCGCCGGTGGCGCGCTACTGGCCGGAGTTCGCCCAGGCTGGCAAGGAGCAGGTCACCCTGCGCCAGTTGCTCAGCCACCGCGCAGGTCTGCCGGCCATCCGCGAGCTGCTGCCGGCCGAGGCGCTGTATGACTGGCAGGCCATGGTCGATGCCCTGGCCGCCGAAGCGCCCTGGTGGACGCCCGGCAGCGAACACGGTTACGCGGCGATCACCTATGGCTGGCTGATCGGCGAGTTGATCCGCCGCGCCGACGGTCGCGGCCCGGGCGACTCGATCGTGGCCCGCACCGCCCGGCCATTGGGGTTGGATTTCCATGTCGGCCTGGCCGACGACGCGTTCCACCGCGTGGCGCATATCGCCCGCGGCAAGGGCAACCCCGGCGATGCCGCGGCCCAGCGCCTGCTGCAGGTCACGATGCGCGAGCCCGAGGCCCTGTCGACCCGGGCTTTCACCAACCCTCCGGCAATCCTCACCAGCACCAACAAGCCCGAATGGCGGCGCATGCAGCAGCCAGCGGCCAATGGCCACGGCAACGCCCGCAGCCTGGCTGGCTTCTATGCCGGCCTGCTCGACGGCAGCCTGCTGGAGTCCGAGCTGCTCGACGAACTGACCCGCGAGCACAGCCTCGGCCAGGACCGCACCCTGTTGACCCAGACCCGCTTCGGCCTGGGCTGCATGCTCGACCAGCCAGAAGTGGCCAACGCCACTTTCGGCCTTGGCGCGCGGGCGTTCGGCCATCCCGGCGCGGGCGGCTCGGTCGGCTTTGCCGACCCCGAACACGACGTGGCCTTTGGCTTCGTCACCAATACCCTGGGCCCCTATGTGCTGATGGACCCGCGCGCTCAACGCCTGGTGCGTGTCCTTGGCAGTTGCCTTTGA
- a CDS encoding outer membrane lipoprotein has protein sequence MRKSALLLASFTTVSLLLGGCQSSLTGDSYSRDEARRVQTVRMGTIESLRPVKIEGTKTPIGGGAGAIVGGVAGSAVGGGRGSIVAAVIGAVAGGLAGSAAEEGLTRTQGVEITVREDDGSMRAYVQQVQQNEIFRVGERVRIMTVDGTSRVTH, from the coding sequence ATGCGTAAATCCGCTTTGCTGCTGGCCAGCTTCACCACCGTGTCGCTGCTGCTGGGCGGCTGCCAGTCGTCGCTGACCGGCGACAGCTACTCCCGTGATGAGGCCCGCCGCGTGCAGACCGTGCGCATGGGCACCATCGAATCCCTGCGTCCGGTGAAGATCGAAGGCACCAAGACCCCGATTGGCGGTGGCGCCGGCGCCATCGTCGGTGGCGTCGCCGGTAGCGCCGTCGGCGGAGGCCGAGGCAGCATCGTTGCTGCGGTAATCGGTGCCGTGGCCGGTGGCCTGGCAGGTTCGGCCGCCGAAGAAGGCCTGACCCGCACCCAGGGCGTCGAGATTACCGTACGTGAAGACGACGGCAGCATGCGCGCCTACGTGCAGCAAGTGCAGCAGAACGAGATCTTCCGTGTGGGCGAGCGTGTGCGCATCATGACCGTCGATGGCACCAGTCGCGTCACTCACTGA
- the pdxH gene encoding pyridoxamine 5'-phosphate oxidase — MTQSLADMRRDYTRDGLAEAQAPGEPFALFHHWFADAVKTEQLPVEANAMTLATVDADGRPHCRVLLLKALDARGFTFFTNYESAKGQHIAVNPFAAMTFFWPALERQVRIEGRVEKVTAKESDDYYQVRPLGSRLGAWASPQSRVIADREELEGLVKATEARFSDTQPHCPEHWGGYRLVPERVEFWQGRASRLHDRLNFRLVDGQWLRERLAP, encoded by the coding sequence ATGACCCAATCCCTGGCCGATATGCGCCGCGACTACACCCGTGATGGCCTGGCCGAAGCCCAGGCCCCGGGGGAGCCGTTCGCGCTGTTCCACCACTGGTTCGCTGATGCGGTGAAGACCGAACAACTGCCGGTGGAAGCCAACGCCATGACCCTGGCGACCGTCGACGCCGACGGCCGCCCGCATTGCCGGGTACTGTTGCTCAAGGCCCTCGATGCCCGAGGCTTCACGTTCTTCACCAATTACGAAAGCGCCAAGGGCCAGCACATCGCGGTGAACCCGTTCGCGGCCATGACCTTCTTCTGGCCGGCGCTGGAGCGCCAGGTGCGAATTGAAGGGCGGGTGGAAAAGGTCACGGCCAAGGAGTCGGACGATTACTACCAGGTACGCCCGCTGGGCAGCCGCCTGGGCGCCTGGGCGTCGCCGCAGAGCCGGGTGATTGCTGACCGTGAGGAGCTGGAAGGGCTGGTCAAGGCCACCGAGGCGCGCTTTTCCGATACGCAACCGCATTGCCCGGAACACTGGGGCGGCTACCGCCTGGTGCCGGAGCGTGTCGAGTTCTGGCAGGGGCGAGCGAGTCGCCTGCACGACCGGCTGAACTTCCGGTTGGTCGATGGCCAGTGGTTGCGCGAGCGCCTGGCGCCCTGA